The following are from one region of the Carnobacterium gallinarum DSM 4847 genome:
- a CDS encoding NUDIX hydrolase: MNIKRFGTKVEDQDYKVRIGVYALIFNQDKTQLLVVSPPNGSYLLPGGEMEGLETQAETLHREVMEELGFIVEIGMYLGEAEDYYYSTFRKQYYHNPGYFYMIDSWKEECPPLEDFNRLEWMNTEVAIERLKRGSHKWAIQHYLELNN; this comes from the coding sequence ATGAACATAAAACGATTTGGAACTAAGGTTGAAGATCAAGACTACAAAGTACGCATTGGCGTTTATGCTCTTATTTTTAATCAAGATAAAACGCAACTATTAGTTGTATCACCACCAAATGGTTCTTATTTGTTGCCTGGGGGCGAAATGGAAGGTTTGGAAACACAGGCTGAAACCTTACATCGTGAAGTTATGGAAGAGCTGGGGTTTATTGTTGAGATTGGTATGTATTTAGGCGAAGCTGAAGATTATTACTACTCAACTTTTAGAAAACAATATTATCATAATCCAGGATATTTTTATATGATCGATAGTTGGAAAGAAGAATGTCCACCATTAGAGGATTTCAACCGTCTAGAATGGATGAATACCGAAGTAGCAATTGAGCGATTAAAACGCGGTAGTCATAAATGGGCGATTCAACATTATCTAGAATTAAATAACTAA